In Arcobacter sp. F2176, a single window of DNA contains:
- a CDS encoding sigma 54-interacting transcriptional regulator — MSLFDNTACSSCLTLRELTTLYEISAVISNHYDLETSLEKSIKILKNSLNLTNCTVHILEEDLLTVFASVELSTIQKKLSVYKVGEGATGVAALSKEPVVVENIHNDSLFLNKSGKRDFSNLSYVAVPLVVENETVGVLGAALTKSTEIGFEDCVRILTIIGSIFAQTIYSYQLNIKEKERLEDLKSYYKMEWDSKVHNFGDIIGDSPKMKQVFQVIQRIAQSEVTVLVRGETGTGKELVAAAIHKRSKRANEPFIKLNCAAITDTLLESELFGHEKGAFTDARETRKGRFELADKGTLFLDEIGDISSSAQVKLLRVLQEREFERVGGSKTIKVNVRLVAATNRNLEQMVKEGKFREDLYYRLNVIPIDLPPLRERGDDIKQLVNFFLERAIKNHKKNVKILDEAMELLASYPWPGNVRELENTMERIVLMGNENGIDSFDMSLLLPALEKGKLEDKPIASSKQASHKKSLEDMEKEAITEALIANNFNQSNAAKELGITLRQMGYKINKYGITNELQE; from the coding sequence ATGTCATTATTTGATAATACAGCCTGTAGCTCATGTTTAACTCTTAGAGAATTAACAACACTTTATGAAATCTCAGCAGTAATATCAAATCATTATGATTTGGAAACTTCCTTAGAAAAATCTATAAAGATTTTGAAAAATAGTTTAAATCTTACAAACTGTACAGTTCATATTTTAGAAGAGGATTTACTTACAGTATTTGCATCAGTTGAATTATCAACTATTCAAAAAAAACTATCAGTTTATAAAGTGGGTGAAGGAGCAACAGGTGTTGCTGCTTTATCTAAAGAACCAGTTGTTGTGGAAAATATTCACAATGATTCACTATTTTTAAACAAATCAGGAAAAAGAGATTTTTCAAATCTTTCATATGTAGCTGTTCCTTTAGTTGTTGAAAATGAAACTGTTGGTGTTTTGGGTGCTGCTCTTACTAAAAGTACGGAAATAGGATTTGAAGATTGTGTAAGAATACTTACAATTATTGGTTCAATATTTGCACAAACTATCTACTCTTATCAATTAAACATAAAAGAGAAAGAAAGATTAGAAGATTTGAAATCATATTATAAAATGGAATGGGACTCAAAGGTTCATAACTTCGGAGATATCATTGGAGATAGTCCAAAGATGAAACAAGTTTTTCAAGTAATACAAAGAATAGCCCAATCAGAAGTTACAGTATTAGTAAGAGGAGAGACAGGAACTGGTAAAGAGCTAGTTGCTGCTGCAATTCATAAAAGAAGTAAAAGAGCAAATGAGCCTTTTATTAAATTGAACTGTGCTGCTATTACTGATACCTTACTTGAAAGTGAACTTTTTGGTCATGAAAAAGGTGCCTTCACAGATGCAAGGGAGACTAGAAAAGGAAGATTTGAATTAGCAGATAAAGGAACTTTGTTCTTAGATGAGATAGGTGATATTTCATCTTCTGCTCAAGTAAAACTTCTAAGAGTCTTACAAGAGAGAGAGTTCGAAAGAGTAGGTGGAAGTAAGACTATTAAAGTAAATGTTAGACTAGTAGCTGCTACAAATAGAAACCTAGAGCAAATGGTAAAAGAGGGAAAATTTAGAGAAGATTTATATTATAGATTAAATGTAATACCAATTGATTTACCACCACTTAGAGAAAGAGGTGATGATATAAAACAACTTGTAAATTTCTTTTTAGAAAGAGCAATCAAAAACCATAAAAAAAATGTAAAAATATTAGATGAAGCAATGGAACTTTTAGCTTCTTATCCTTGGCCTGGAAATGTAAGAGAACTAGAAAATACCATGGAGAGAATTGTTTTAATGGGCAATGAAAATGGTATAGATAGTTTTGATATGTCACTTCTTCTTCCTGCACTTGAAAAAGGGAAATTAGAAGATAAACCAATAGCTTCTTCAAAACAAGCAAGCCATAAAAAAAGCCTAGAAGATATGGAAAAAGAAGCTATAACAGAAGCTTTAATTGCAAATAACTTCAACCAATCAAATGCAGCAAAAGAGTTAGGAATAACACTTAGACAAATGGGTTATAAAATCAATAAATATGGAATAACAAATGAACTACAAGAATGA
- a CDS encoding ABC transporter substrate binding protein, whose protein sequence is MFKKLFLIFFIVSSLSASSKYILLLHSYNKGLVWSENISKGIDDSLKVLPDYELSTEYLDNKRNKNKEYHKLIRQAYIEKFKKQKFDIVIAADNAAVQFVLKHKNELFKNTPLVFTGIEEMNPGIDVTKVLKDKISLILEHKPLKSGIEAILQVMPDLKYLYVINDKTYTSEMINKIIKEKLDSFKNRIDYKLYLDGNISQIYKDFKTLPKNSAVWFGNLYLNENENYIPFLKVNKLLNNSPVPVFSMTDYHLGKGVIGGHLLRGYYVGYEAGKRAVEIMQGKKVDYTKPILAHTQYVYDYKVMEKYGLNTNLVPSGSIFINEPETFFEKYKIWIYRIFIISPFILFFLVLALINIYKRDKLSKQLIAENKREQVLLNNVKSAVFWIDINGYIRGHNRSFSKIFYNGKDGIGLYICDVFKPFCTVITKEKISIDEDIEFVYNNNSFFARSKTYYDENGKDSGTVTIITDITEKKQLEINKQFIIQQSKLTEVGEMLSAIVHQWKVPLIELSVVAHKMQSYYKKDKLSKENMDGFFDTIMKQIIYMGDTIDEFRQFIKPSNKPVLFDIDKGINEIETILDSSLKYNNIQLEYVNNLDSSYSLFGYPNEFKQVLLNIINNAKDSIILSREFKKSGKIMILLSRNATYINLSVIDDGKGFDADALKHLFEAFYTNKKNGDGFGLYMAKLIIENKMHGVINAFNTENGANIEILLPLNIERD, encoded by the coding sequence ATGTTTAAAAAGTTATTCTTAATATTTTTTATTGTCTCTTCTTTAAGTGCATCATCAAAGTATATATTATTATTACATTCATATAATAAAGGCTTAGTTTGGAGTGAAAATATTTCCAAAGGTATTGATGATTCTTTAAAAGTACTTCCTGATTATGAACTCTCTACGGAATATTTAGATAATAAAAGAAATAAAAATAAAGAGTATCACAAACTTATTAGACAAGCTTACATAGAAAAATTCAAAAAACAAAAATTTGATATTGTTATCGCAGCAGATAATGCAGCTGTTCAATTTGTGTTAAAACATAAAAATGAACTGTTTAAAAATACTCCTTTAGTCTTTACTGGAATTGAAGAGATGAATCCGGGTATTGATGTTACTAAAGTATTAAAAGATAAAATTAGCTTAATACTGGAGCATAAACCTTTAAAAAGTGGCATTGAAGCAATCTTGCAAGTAATGCCTGATTTAAAATATTTATATGTTATAAATGATAAAACTTATACTTCTGAAATGATTAATAAAATAATAAAAGAAAAATTAGATAGCTTTAAAAATAGAATTGATTATAAATTATATTTAGATGGGAATATTTCTCAAATATATAAAGATTTTAAAACTCTTCCAAAAAATAGTGCAGTTTGGTTTGGAAATTTATATCTTAATGAAAATGAAAACTATATACCTTTTTTAAAAGTCAATAAACTTTTAAATAACTCTCCTGTTCCTGTATTTTCTATGACTGATTATCACTTAGGTAAAGGAGTTATTGGAGGTCATTTATTGAGAGGTTATTATGTTGGCTATGAAGCTGGTAAAAGGGCTGTTGAAATTATGCAAGGTAAGAAAGTTGATTATACAAAACCAATATTGGCACATACCCAATATGTTTATGATTATAAAGTTATGGAAAAATATGGCTTAAATACAAATTTAGTCCCTTCAGGTTCAATTTTTATAAATGAACCAGAAACATTTTTTGAAAAATATAAAATTTGGATTTATAGAATATTTATAATCTCCCCTTTTATTCTATTTTTCTTAGTTCTTGCACTTATAAATATTTATAAAAGAGATAAATTGTCAAAACAATTGATAGCTGAAAATAAAAGAGAACAAGTTCTTTTAAATAATGTAAAAAGTGCAGTGTTTTGGATTGATATAAATGGATATATTAGAGGTCATAATCGATCTTTTTCAAAAATATTTTATAATGGGAAAGATGGAATTGGTCTTTATATTTGTGATGTTTTTAAACCATTTTGCACAGTAATAACAAAAGAAAAAATATCTATTGATGAAGATATTGAATTTGTTTATAATAATAATTCCTTTTTTGCAAGAAGTAAAACATATTATGATGAAAATGGAAAAGATAGTGGAACAGTAACAATTATTACTGATATAACAGAAAAGAAACAACTTGAAATCAATAAACAGTTTATAATCCAACAATCAAAACTAACAGAAGTTGGAGAAATGCTTTCAGCTATTGTGCATCAATGGAAGGTACCACTAATTGAACTTTCAGTAGTTGCCCATAAAATGCAAAGTTATTACAAAAAAGATAAATTAAGTAAAGAGAATATGGATGGATTTTTTGATACTATTATGAAACAAATCATTTATATGGGTGATACAATAGATGAATTTAGACAATTTATCAAACCATCTAATAAACCAGTACTTTTTGATATTGATAAAGGAATTAATGAAATTGAGACAATACTTGATAGTTCATTAAAATATAACAATATTCAATTAGAATATGTTAATAACTTAGATAGTTCATATAGTCTTTTTGGATATCCAAATGAGTTTAAACAAGTTTTACTAAACATAATAAACAATGCAAAAGATTCAATTATATTATCAAGAGAGTTTAAAAAGAGTGGAAAAATCATGATTTTACTTTCTAGAAATGCAACTTATATTAATTTAAGTGTAATTGATGATGGGAAAGGATTTGATGCTGATGCATTAAAACATCTTTTTGAAGCTTTTTATACTAATAAAAAAAATGGTGATGGCTTTGGTTTGTATATGGCAAAACTTATTATTGAAAATAAAATGCATGGTGTAATAAACGCTTTCAATACAGAAAATGGTGCAAATATAGAGATATTACTACCTTTGAATATAGAAAGGGATTAG
- a CDS encoding L-aspartate oxidase: protein MIYDVVVVGGGIAGLMAAIEAKKVDNTVALITKGNIFKSNSAMASGGINAVLNSKDSYAINSHIDDTFKSSKGLADINAISYMCKNASNIISKLEDYGVNFDKDEKGNILQRPFGGGSANRTCYVGDKTGFAITQALIKKAKEVGISFLVNTYVLNLASHGNAISGVVCLRRLDTSILVYPAKTVVLAGGGYAGIFRGNSTNAQDYTGDLLAVCLRAGLVLKDMEFMQFHPTGIAKTNYLVTEAARAEGGFLINSNGERFINELETRDKIAKAILEQQNNGKEVFIDLRHLGYEKIQEKLPSLFNAAYNQVGIDISKELLKIKPVAHYSMGGVDTNMGETSIKGLFICGEMASNGVHGANRLGGNSLLEGTIFGELVGKKAYEYTHYKEYLPIDYNIVIRDIQNIDKIFEGDTTKNFNAIRISLGKVLFEKVGIIRSEESLIKAFDYVKYLRRESYSLHCINKEKTNNVELISILELRNALEISEAIILSAQKRKESRGAHFREDYPSEDENLKKHILIKEVQKGYFRLRYEDNSLITKIRNLFINRLD from the coding sequence ATGATTTATGATGTAGTTGTAGTGGGTGGTGGTATCGCTGGACTTATGGCAGCAATAGAAGCCAAAAAAGTTGATAATACTGTAGCTCTCATCACAAAAGGAAATATCTTCAAATCAAATTCTGCCATGGCAAGTGGTGGAATAAATGCAGTTTTAAACTCTAAAGATTCTTATGCAATAAATTCTCATATTGATGATACTTTCAAATCATCAAAAGGTCTAGCAGATATAAATGCCATAAGTTATATGTGTAAAAATGCTTCTAATATAATCTCAAAACTTGAAGATTATGGAGTAAATTTTGATAAAGATGAAAAGGGAAATATTTTACAAAGACCTTTTGGTGGAGGCTCAGCAAATAGAACTTGTTATGTGGGAGATAAAACTGGCTTTGCTATAACTCAAGCACTTATAAAAAAAGCAAAAGAAGTAGGTATAAGCTTTTTGGTAAATACTTATGTACTAAACCTAGCTAGCCATGGAAACGCTATTTCTGGGGTAGTTTGTCTAAGAAGATTAGATACTTCTATTTTAGTATATCCAGCAAAAACTGTAGTTCTTGCAGGTGGTGGGTATGCTGGAATATTTAGAGGAAACTCTACCAATGCACAAGATTATACGGGTGATTTATTAGCTGTTTGTTTAAGAGCTGGATTAGTTCTAAAAGATATGGAATTTATGCAATTTCATCCAACAGGAATAGCAAAAACAAATTACCTAGTAACTGAAGCTGCTAGAGCTGAAGGTGGATTTTTAATAAATAGTAATGGTGAGAGATTCATCAATGAGCTTGAGACAAGAGATAAAATTGCAAAAGCAATACTTGAACAACAAAACAATGGAAAAGAAGTATTTATTGACTTAAGACATTTAGGATATGAAAAAATTCAAGAAAAACTACCATCACTTTTTAATGCTGCTTATAATCAAGTTGGAATAGACATTAGCAAAGAGTTATTAAAAATAAAACCTGTAGCCCATTATAGTATGGGTGGGGTTGATACAAATATGGGTGAGACTTCTATAAAAGGACTTTTTATCTGTGGAGAAATGGCTTCAAATGGAGTACATGGAGCAAATAGACTTGGAGGAAATTCTCTTTTAGAGGGAACTATCTTTGGGGAACTAGTGGGTAAAAAAGCTTATGAATATACTCACTACAAAGAGTATTTACCAATTGATTATAATATTGTTATAAGAGATATTCAAAATATAGATAAAATTTTCGAAGGTGATACTACAAAAAATTTCAATGCAATTAGAATCTCATTAGGAAAAGTTTTATTTGAAAAAGTAGGGATTATACGTTCTGAAGAGAGTTTGATTAAAGCCTTTGATTATGTAAAATATCTAAGAAGAGAGTCATATTCCCTTCATTGTATAAATAAAGAAAAGACTAATAATGTTGAACTAATTTCCATATTGGAACTTAGAAATGCCCTTGAAATATCAGAAGCGATAATACTTTCAGCACAAAAAAGAAAAGAGAGTAGAGGTGCTCATTTTAGAGAAGATTATCCAAGTGAAGATGAAAATCTAAAAAAACACATCTTAATAAAAGAGGTTCAAAAAGGTTACTTTAGATTAAGATATGAGGATAATTCATTGATTACAAAAATAAGAAATCTATTTATAAATAGATTGGATTAA
- a CDS encoding c-type cytochrome, which translates to MKKALVFSLFIASLAYANPYGKCIVCHGENGDKSALNGKSLIINEMSKADIKSALIGYKNGTYGGALKAMMKVQSMPLSNEDIEFIANKIGK; encoded by the coding sequence TTGAAAAAGGCATTAGTTTTTTCTCTTTTTATTGCCTCTTTAGCTTATGCAAATCCTTATGGAAAATGTATAGTTTGTCATGGAGAAAATGGAGATAAATCAGCTTTAAATGGTAAATCATTAATTATTAATGAGATGTCAAAGGCAGATATAAAATCTGCACTAATTGGCTACAAAAATGGAACTTATGGTGGGGCTTTAAAAGCAATGATGAAAGTCCAATCTATGCCATTAAGTAATGAGGATATTGAATTTATAGCTAATAAGATTGGTAAATAA
- the nifT gene encoding putative nitrogen fixation protein NifT — protein MAKVMLRENEGKIYFYFAKKDMEEIIESVEFDSEENWGGECELSNGETWWIQPGPKNLPKEEVCKKLTN, from the coding sequence ATGGCAAAAGTAATGTTAAGAGAAAATGAGGGCAAAATATATTTTTATTTTGCGAAAAAAGATATGGAAGAGATTATAGAATCTGTAGAGTTTGATAGTGAAGAAAATTGGGGTGGAGAGTGTGAACTTTCAAATGGTGAAACATGGTGGATTCAACCAGGTCCAAAGAATTTACCAAAAGAAGAAGTTTGTAAAAAACTTACTAACTAA
- a CDS encoding response regulator transcription factor, producing the protein MKVLILEDNESLLELITEELEDIGYEVSSFNDGLDALDHCIDGFDCFILDINVPNVDGISLLKEIRNRDKTTPAIIISANFELENVKKAYSNGCNDFLKKPFYMYELETKIKQLCHLGEEKNLLANYTYNLSSETLFDENKEAVKLTRKERRFISLLIKHENKMTPLEYIEDYVWEGEMTTSVGIRSMIKRLRVKLPDGMIVSQHFGYEIKTF; encoded by the coding sequence ATGAAAGTTTTAATATTAGAAGATAATGAAAGTTTATTAGAATTAATCACAGAAGAATTAGAAGATATTGGATATGAAGTATCAAGTTTTAATGATGGATTAGATGCACTTGACCATTGTATAGATGGATTTGATTGTTTTATTTTAGATATAAATGTCCCAAATGTAGATGGAATTTCATTGTTAAAAGAGATAAGAAATAGAGATAAAACAACCCCTGCAATAATTATAAGTGCAAACTTTGAATTAGAAAATGTAAAAAAAGCATATTCAAATGGATGCAATGACTTTTTAAAAAAGCCATTTTATATGTATGAGTTAGAGACAAAAATAAAACAATTATGTCATCTGGGAGAAGAAAAAAATCTATTAGCTAATTATACATATAATTTAAGTTCAGAAACATTATTTGATGAAAACAAAGAAGCGGTAAAACTTACAAGAAAAGAGAGACGCTTTATATCCCTTTTAATTAAACATGAAAATAAAATGACGCCTTTAGAGTATATAGAAGATTATGTTTGGGAAGGAGAAATGACAACTTCAGTTGGAATTAGATCTATGATTAAAAGATTAAGAGTAAAACTTCCAGATGGGATGATAGTTTCACAGCACTTTGGATATGAAATAAAAACCTTCTAA